TGGAAAAAATATATGCTTTAATAGGTGAATACCTTTGTTCGCCTCCCTGAGTGCGTTGCTTAGCTTTTATATTTCCAAATGTTAAACCTTAACCCATTAAAATGAAGATTGCAGTAGTAGGCACTGGCTATGTCGGCCTGGTGACGGGCACGTGCTTTGCCGAAGTAGGTATTGATGTGACTTGCATTGATATCGACCAGAAAAAAATCGATAACCTCCACAACGGCATCCTCCCCATTTACGAGCCGGGCCTGGAGGAAATGGTAGCTCGCAACGTCGAGAAAGGACGGTTGCACTTTTCGACTAATCTGAGCGAAGCCATCAAGGGCTGCGACGTGGCCTTTATTGCCGTGGGCACCCCGCCCGGTGAAGATGGCTCGGCCGACCTGAAGTACGTGCTGGCCGTGGCCCGCGGCATCGGTGAAAACATTGATGAGTACTGCGTGGTGGTCACCAAAAGCACCGTGCCGGTGGGCACGGCCGCCAAGGTGCGCGCTGAACTGGAGCAAGCCCTTCAAAAGCGCGGCGCTGCCGTTGAATTCGACGTGGCCTCCAACCCTGAGTTCCTGAAAGAGGGCGCGGCCATCGACGACTTCCTCAAGCCCGACCGCATTGTGGTGGGCGTGGCATCGGAGCGGGCCGAGGACGTGATGACCAAGCTCTACAAGCCGTTCCTGCTCAACGGCCACCCGATTATTTTCATGGATATCCCGTCGGCCGAAATGACGAAATACGCGGCCAACTCGATGCTAGCCACGAAAATATCGTTCATGAACGACGTGGCCAACCTCTGCGAAATCATGGGGGCCGACGTTAACATGGTGCGCCGCGGCATCGGCTCCGACGCCCGGATCGGCACCAAGTTTATTTACCCCGGCATTGGCTACGGCGGGTCGTGTTTCCCAAAAGATGTAAAGGCCCTGATCAAAACGGCCCAGGAAAACGGCTACGACATGCAGGTGCTACGGGCCGTAGAATCGGTGAACGACGCCCAAAAATCGGTGCTGTACGATAAGCTGAGCCGCCACTTCCAAGGGGAATTGCGCGGATTGCATATTGCCGTGTGGGGCCTCAGCTTCAAGCCGAAGACCGATGACATGCGCGAGGCGCCCTCATTGGTCATCATCGAGAAGCTGCTGGCGGCCGGCTGCACCGTAACGGCCTACGATCCGGTGGCCATGCCCGAAGCCAAGCACAGCCTGGGCGACCAGATTGCCTACGCCAAGGACGAGTTCGACGCGCTGATTGATGCCGACGCCCTGCTGGTGGTAACGGAATGGCCCGACTTCCGAGTGCCAAACTTCAACGTAGTAGCCCGCTTAATGAAGCAAAAAGCCATCTTCGACGGCCGTAATATTTACGAAGCCAAGGAGCTGAAAGAGTTAGGCTTTGCCTACCACTGCATCGGGGTGAAAACCGACCACAAAGAGCCAGCGGTTTCTTAGTATAAATATTAATCGAATCAAGTAGAATGTCATGCTCATCTGACGTCCGCCTGTCGAAGCATCTCTCCCGCTGACTAATTTGATTACTGCCGCGGGAGAGATGCTTCGACAGGCGGACGTCAGATGAGCATGACCTACCTTCTTTAATTTGGCGCTTACTTTTCACTTATGACTGAAGAAAAAAAACGTATCCTCATCACCGGTGGGGCGGGCTTCCTGGGGTCGCACCTTTGCGACCGGTTCCTGGCCGAAGGCTACCACGTCATTGCGATGGACAACCTGATTACCGGGTCGCTCCAAAACATTGAGCACCTGTTTGGTAAGAAGGAATTTGAGTTCCACAACGCCGACGTCAGCAAGTTTGTGTTCGTGCCCGGCAAGCTGGATTACATCCTGCATTTCGCCTCGCCGGCCTCGCCGATTGACTACCTGAAAATTCCGATTCAGACTCTGAAGGTGGGCTCGCTTGGTACCCACAACCTGCTGGGCCTGGCCCGCGTGAAGGGGGCCCGGATGCTGATTGCCAGCACGTCGGAAGTGTACGGCGACCCGGAAGTGCACCCGCAAGTGGAGGAATACTGGGGCAACGTGAACCCCGTGGGGCCCCGCGGCTGCTACGACGAGGCCAAGCGCTTCCAGGAAGCCATCACGATGGCCTACCACAACCACCACGGCCTGGAAACCCGCATCATCCGCATCTTCAACACCTACGGGCCCCGGATGCGCCTCGACGACGGCCGCGTGCTGCCGGCGTTCCTGTCGCAGGCGCTGCGCGGCGAGAACCTGACCGTGTTTGGCGACGGCTCGCAGACCCGCTCGTTCTGCTACGTAGACGACTTGGTGGAGGGTATCTACCGCCTGCTGCTCAGCGACTACCACATGCCAGTGAATATTGGCAACCCGTCGGAAATCACCATCAAGGAGTTCGGCGAAGAAATTGCCCGCCTCACCGGCGTCGAGTTCAAGCCCACCTACCAGGCACTGCCCGAAAACGACCCGATGAAACGCAAGCCCGACATCACCAAGGCCAAGGAAATCCTGGGCTGGGAGCCCAAGGTGGACCGGGCCGAGGGCCTGCGCCGCACGCTGGAGTATTTCAAGGAGCACGTGAAAGTGTAATCGGGCCCCGGGTAGTTATTTTGAAGCGGGAGCGGCGCCAAGCCGTTCCCGCTTTTTTGTTGCGCCATGTCCGCCTTCGCCGAACCGTACCTCATCACCCTGCCCAAGCTCGGGGCCCCCGACATCGGCTACATCTCGGTGGCCGACGGGCAGGGGGCGGAGGTACCGTTTGCGGTGCAGCGCGTGTTCTGGACGTACTACACCCCGGAGAGCATCGTGCGGGGCCGCCATGCTCACCACCGCACCGAGCAGGTGCTGGTGGCCGTGGCCGGACGCATCACCGTCATCACCGAAACGGCGGCGGGGGGCCTGCACACCTTCCGGCTCGAAGGCCCCCACGTGGGGCTGTACGTGCCGCCCTTCACGTGGCATACCATGCAGTACTCGCACTCGGCAGTGCAGCTGGTGCTGGCCTCGCAGCCGTACGACGAGGCCGACTACATCCGCGACTACGACCAGTTCCGGACACTAGTGCGGAACCGGGCGGCGGGGTAGGGGCGGGCCTATCTTTGCCCGGCCCTACCCCGCCGGACTGCTACGCCGGCGGCCGTTGCGCGCACGATGCCAGGGCCCCTACCGATTCCTTTCTTCTCGATTGTGCCCCAGCACGCGCCGCTGCGCGCGCAGGTGCTGGCCGCCATGGCCCGGGTCTACGATTCGGCCTGGTACGTGCTGGGCGATGAGGTAGCGGCCTTTGAGCGCGAGTACGCGGCCTTCAACCAGGTACCGCACGCGGTGGGCGTGGCCAACGGCCTCGACGCGCTGGCGCTGGCGCTGCGGGCCCTGGGCGTGGGGCCCGGCGACGAAGTGTTGGTGCCATCCAATACCTACATTGCCACCTGGCTGGCCGTAACGCACGTGGGGGCCCGGCCGGTACCCGTCGAGCCCGACCCCGCCACCAGTAACCTCGACCCGGCGCGGCTGGCGGCGGCCCTCACGCCGCGCACCCGCGCCATCGTGCCGGTGCACCTGTATGGCCAGGCGTGCCGCATGCCGGAAATCATGCAAGTGGCCCGGCAGCACGGCCTGCACGTGGTGGAAGACAACGCCCAGGCCCAGGGCGCCGCCTTCGGCGGGCGGCTCACCGGCACCTTCGGGGCCCTGAACGCCACCAGCTTCTATCCCGGCAAAAACCTGGGGGCCCTCGGCGACGCTGGGGCCCTCACCACGGCCGACGCGGGCCTGGCCGAGCAGGTGCGCACGCTCCGCAACTACGGCTCGGCGCGCAAGTACCACAACGACGTCATCGGCTACAACTCCCGCCTCGACGAGCTGCAAGCCGCTGTGCTGCGCGTTAAGCTCGGGCACCTGCGGGCCTGGACGGCCCAGCGCCAGCAGCTGGCTGCCTGGTACGGCGAGCACCTTGCCGGTACCGACGGCCTACGCCTGCCCGCCGTGGCACCCGGAGCCACCCACGTGTGCCACCTCTACGTGGTGCACACCCCGCGCCGCGAGGCGTTGCAGCAGCACCTGGCCGCTCAGGGCATCGGCACGCTCATCCACTACCCCGTACCGCCGCACCGCCAGCCCGCCTACGCGGGGCTCGGGTGGGCGGCCGGGGCCCTGCCCATTGCCGAAAACCTGGCCGCCACTTGCCTGAGCCTGCCCCTGTGGCCGGGCATGACGGAAGAGCAAGTTGCTGCCGTAGCCATGGCCATTCGCCAATTTTAAAGCAGTTTTGTGGCCAACGGGGCCCGCCAAGCCGTGGGCTGGCGACGGCCGCGCCGCCTATATTCCCGGAACAGAGCACCATGCCCAAGCTTTCCATCGTCATTCCTTGCTACTACAACGAGGAAAATATTCCGGTGACGGTGGCCGAGCTGGTAGCCAACGAAGCCAACTTCGCACCCGGCCTAACCTTCGAGTATGTGTTCGTCAACGATGGGTCGGGCGACGATACCCTGGGGGCCCTGCGCCGGGCCCAGGCGCAGTACCCCGGCCGCCTGCGCATTGTGGACCTGGCTGGCAATGTGGGCTCGTACAATGCCATTGTGGCGGGCCTGGCCCACGCCACCGGCGACTGCTTGGCCATCACCACGGCCGACTTGCAGGACCCCCTCGCCCTGATGGCCCAGATGTACGGCTACTGGCAGCAGGGTTTCAAGCTGGTTATTGGCAACCGGCAGGAGCGCGAAGAAACCGGCGCGGGCGAGTGGCTGGCCAGCGGATTTCACTGGCTAATGAAGCGACTGGCTTTGCGTAATATTCCGGACGGGGGGTTCGACTACGCCTTGTTTGACCGGCAGGTGGCCACCGAAATTCTGAAATTGCACGAGCGCAACTCCAATGTGTTTTACCTGATGGTGTGGCTGGGGTTTGCGTACGTGAGCTTGCCTTACACCCGCCGTAAGCGCCAGATTGGCCGTTCGCGCTGGACGCTCACCAAAAAAATCACGCTCCTGATTGACTCGCTGGTCTCGTTCTCGTTCGTGCCCATCCGGGCCATCTCGGTGGTGGGCCTGGGCCTGGGCCTGCTCGCTTTTCTCTATGGGCTCTACGTCATCGCTCTCAAGCTCGTGCACCCTAACGAGCCGGCCGGTTGGACCACCTTGATGGTGGTGCTGCTGTTCGTGTCGGCTTTCCAGATGATAGCCCTGGGCGTAATCGGTGAATACGTGTGGCGCGGGCTGGATGCTGCTCGCAACCGGCCCCTGTACGTAGTCAAAGAACTGTTTTAAAGCGACTTATAGTAATTTCGCAATTGTTCTACCCGTTCGCCTCACCCCCCCGGCCGCATCTGCTTAATGCGCAGCGTCTCCGAATAAGGAAAGGGAGAGCTAAGCGATAGCCGCGTGTACACTAACCAAGAAACCATTCCAGGGGCTAGTAGGCCCAGCACTTCCCGCCGCTAGTAACAGAAAGACTGTTTAGGAACTCTACTGAACATCATGCTTCACTGCACTCAGCATGACGTTCTAGTTGTTTTCGAGGACTTCCTAAACATCTTCAGAATGTGCTAACGTGGCCTAAGCACTTCTTGAAATAAAGGCTAGCCAGGTTAATTTATTGGTAAAGTTCAATTTTTATTTTTGCAGAGCACATGGCTGACTGCTTCAGTGGCATCTTGATGTAGGCACGGGCGCCTGCAACATGGCTGAGAATTGGGTTGCGCCGGAGCAATAACTGGCATACTAACTTGAAGGTAACTCGAGCCTGCCTCCAACCTAGCTCCAGCCATACTCGAACCTAGCGCTAAATGGAGGTTGTGGCGCTCGATAAATTGGAAGAAAGCGGGTATGCAAGCGAATGCATGATAACCCGATTGGACGAATAAAAGAAAATGGCTGGGTAAATAATAAAATGCGTTGAACTCAAATAAATTCAATTTTTGATTAGTTGCCAATGTGTATTCGGTTGCAGAAAATTGAATAATGCCTAAAATATTTTTGCTAGCCGGGCACGATGGTCAAATGAGTGAACTGGCACGTAGAGCCCCGGGCTATTCAAGTATTTAATGGCCTGATTAAGGCCTTTACTAGGTAGATAAGTGACGAGGAGGGAAAAGTTGCCAGGGGCGGAGGGTAGCGCAAGAGTCGCCTTAAGGCTGTGGAAGCGATAAAATATTGACACAGCATCTTATATCTTTGATGTTAGTTGCCGTATGAAGCGGATAAAACCCGCAATTAAATTGCTTTTATTGTGCCCCACGTAGCCACTCGTGTCTTACTAAATCATCTTATAATCCAAACATCATTTCACACATCATGAAACGCGCACTTATCACGGGCATCACGGGGCAGGACGGTTCCTACCTGGCCGAACTATTGCTAAGCAAAGGCTACGAAGTACACGGCATCAAGCGCCGCTCCTCGCTGTTCAACACCGAACGCATCGACCACCTGTACCAAGACCCGCACGAAAAGAACGTGCACTTCAAGCTGCACTACGGCGACCTGAGCGACTCGACCAACCTGATTCGCATCGTGCAGGAGGTGCAGCCCGACGAGATTTACAATCTGGGGGCCATGTCGCACGTGAAAGTGTCGTTTGACACGCCCGAGTACACAGCTGACGTGGACGGCGTGGGCACGCTGCGCTTGCTCGAAGCCGTGCGCATCCTGGGCATGACCAAGAAGACGCGCATCTACCAGGCTTCGACCTCGGAGCTGTACGGCTTGGTGCAGCAGGTGCCCCAGTCGGAAACGACGCCCTTCTACCCCCGCTCGCCTTACGCGGTAGCCAAGCTCTACGGCTACTGGATTACGGTGAACTACCGCGAGGCCTACGGCATGTACGCCTGCAACGGCATCCTCTTCAACCACGAAAGCCCCCTGCGCGGTGAAACCTTCGTGACGCGCAAAATCACGCGCGCCGTGGCCCGCATCGCCTTGGGCCTGCAAGACGCTTTGTTTTTGGGTAACATCGACGCCAAGCGCGACTGGGGCCATGCCAAAGACTACGTGGAAGCCATGTGGCGCATGCTCCAGCAGGACGAAGCCGAAGACTTCGTGATTGCCACCGGCGTCACGACCACCGTGCGCGAATTCATTCGCCTGGCGTTTATGGAAGTGGGCATCGAAGTAGCCTTTGAAGGCGAAGGCGTGGCAGAAAAGGGCCGGGTGGTGGCTTGCCACAACTCCGAATACCAGATAGCCGCGGGCACCGTGGTACTGGAGGTAGACGAGCGTTACTTCCGCCCGACGGAAGTGGAGCTGCTCATCGGCGACCCCACTAAAGCTAAGCAGAAGCTGGGCTGGGTGCCGCAGTACGATTTACAAGGCTTGGTGAAGGAAATGATGCAGTCGGACGTTGACGGCGCCCGCCGCGACGAGTATCTGCGCGAAGGTGGCCACACCATTTTGAAGAACTACGCCGAGTAATCAGCGTGGGAGGCCGTTCAGCGAGCGCCTCACCCCCTAGCCGCATCTGCTTTATGTGCAGAATCTCGGAGAAGGAGAGGGCGAACTAGTTCTAGTTTTTAGTTTTTGCACTAAAAAAAACTAAATCTAGGCCGTCATGCTGAGCGCAGCCGAAATATTTCTCCTGCGCAGGTAATTCAATTGTTTGAGTTAGTTACGCGGGAGAGATACTTCGGCTGCGCTCAGCATGACGGCCTGGGCTTTATAAGCTTTCAATCATTACGTAACACCTCTTTTATGGAATTGAACGCCAAAATATACGTGGCCGGCCACCGCGGCATGGTAGGCAGCGCCGTGGTGCGCCGCCTGCAAAAAGCCGGCTACCAGAACATCGTCTACCGTACCTCCAAGGAGTTAGATTTGCGTGATACGGCGGCCGTGAACAGTTTTTTTGCCGAAGAAAAGCCGGATTACGTGATACTGGCGGCGGCCAAGGTGGGCGGCATTATGGCCAATAACACGTTTCGCGCCGATTTTCTGTTTGAAAACCTCCAGATTCAGAACAACGTCATCCACGCCAGCCACGAACAGGATGTGAAGAAATTGTTGTTTCTCGGCTCCTCGTGCATCTATCCCAAGATGGCTCCCCAGCCCATCAAGGAAGAGTACCTGCTGACGGGGCCCCTGGAGTCAACCAACGAGCCCTACGCCCTGGCCAAAATCGCCGGCCTCAAACTCTGCGAGGCCTACCGCGACCAGTACGGCAGCAACTTCATCAGCGCCATGCCCACCAACCTGTATGGCCCCGGCGACAACTATGACCTGAACAACTCGCACGTGCTGCCGGCGTTGCTACGCAAGTTCCACGAGGCCAAGGAGAGCGGGGCCCCCGAAGTAGAGGTATGGGGCACCGGCACCCCGCGGCGCGAGTTCCTACACGTGGACGACTTGGCCGATGCCTGCCTGCACCTGATGCTGCACTACGACGGCAAGGAGCCCGTGAACGTGGGAACCGGCGAAGACCTGACCATCCGCGAGCTGGTGGAGTTGGTGTGCGACACGGTGGGCTACACGGACAACGTGCGCTTCAACACCGACAAGCCCGACGGCACACCCCGCAAATTGCTCGACGTATCGAAGCTAGCCGAAGCCGGCTGGCGCTATAGAACCGGCCTACCGGAAGGCGTCCGGGCCGTGTATCAAGAGGCATTTCAGCCTACACCCGTCGCATAGTACAATTCCCTCCAGCAGGTATGTCCCGCCGGCCAGTTACCTTTACGCCCGGAAGCAACTGCTTCCGGGCGTATTTTTTATTTTACCCATTGCTAGTGGACACGATAAACGTTCTAGAAAAACCACAACCTTTGCCAGCTGAAAATAGCCCGCAGGAGGAGAACTGGACCGAAGTAATTCAACCTCGTACCAACCTGCTGGACCTAGGCCTAGGCGATGTGTGGCGCTACCGCGATTTGGTGATGCTATTCGTGCGCCGCGACTTCGTTTCGACGTACAAGCAGACCGTGTTAGGGCCCATCTGGTTTTTTATCCAGCCTCTACTCACCACCATCACCTACGTTATCATCTTTGGTCGGGTAGCTAAGTTATCCACCGATGGGCTACCGCAGATGGTGTTCTACCTATCCGGTATCACAGTTTGGAACTACTTTGCTCAGACGCTGACGGTGACCTCTACGGTGTTTCGCGACAACGCCACCATGTTCGGCAAGGTGTACTTCCCTCGCCTGACCATGCCGCTGTCTATCGTTATCTCCAACTTAGTGCGGTTTGCTATTCAGTTCGGGCTATTCCTGGCCATCTGGCTGTACTACCTGGTGAAGGGCGGTAGCAACATCCACCCCAACTGGCTGATTGCGCTTACGCCGTTGCTGGTCATCGTGATGGGCCTGATGTCGCTGGGGCTAGGGATGATATTCAGCGCGATGACTACTAAATACCGGGACTTGGCCATGCTGCTGGCCTTTGGGGTGCAGCTGCTCATGTACGCTACCCCCGTCATCTACCCCCTGTCGAGCATCACCGGGCAGTACCGCTGGCTTATCCTAGCCAACCCCATGACGTCCATCGTCGAAACCTTTCGCTATGCCTTTTTGGGTTCGGGTACATTTAGCTGGGAATATTTAACGTACAGCGTTGCTTTCACTACAGTTATCTTATTGCTAGGGACTATTGTTTTCAACCGCGTCCAGAAAAGCTTTACGGATACCGTATAGGGCCCCCAGTAACCCCCGCTTACCTTACCTGTTGCCGCTAGCTAGAAACCAATGAGTGATATTGCCATCAAAGTAGAAAACATTAGCAAGCTGTACCGCCTGGGCGAAGTAGGCACGGGCACCATCAGCCAAGACCTTAACCGCTGGTGGGCTGGCGTTCGCGGCAAGGAAGATCCATTCGCCACCGTCGGTGAAACCAATGACCGCACCAGCAAGGGCGTTAGCGATTTTGTGTGGTCGCTCAAAGACGTAAACTTTGAAGTAAAGAAAGGAGAGGTATTGGGCATTGTTGGTCGCAATGGTGCGGGCAAATCCACTTTGCTCAAGATACTCTCTAAAATTACTGCTCCAACCACCGGGAAAATCAACGTCAATGGGCGTATTGCCTCTCTGTTGGAAGTAGGAACCGGGTTCCACCCCGAGTTAACAGGCCGGGAGAATATTTTCCTCAATGGGGCAATCTTGGGGATGAGTAAAACGGAAATCCGTAGCAAATTCGACGAGATTGTGGACTTCTCCGGTGTCGAACGCTACATAGATACGCCAGTAAAGCGCTACAGTAGCGGCATGTATGTCCGGCTCGCTTTTGCAGTCGCTGCTTTCTTAGAGCCTGAAATCCTAATTGTTGATGAGGTACTAGCTGTAGGTGATGCTGAGTTCCAAAAGAAATGCTTGGGACGGATGAAAGACGTGAGTGTGAACGACGGTCGGACTGTGCTCTTTGTAAGCCACAATATAGGTGCTATTCAAAAGCTGTGTGATACTGCCATCTTAATGAATAATGGAAAAGTAACGCAGCAGGGGAATACAAATGATGTTTTAAATCATTATTTATCAAGCGGCAAATCAACAAATTGTGTAGTTGCAAGACCCAAGAGTGAGCTTCAGGATAGCTCAAAGAAGGTATTAATTACGAGGGTGGCCCTTGTGGATGCTGAAAATAAAATACTCGATTTGGTTCTAAACGATTCCATAGTCTTTCTTGAAATTGATATTCAAATTCTTAAAGAAGGAATGGGGTATAATTTTATATTTGATATTTGGAATAGTCAAGGAGAATGTTTATTTGGCAGTGCTTATTTTGATACTCAAATTGAAAAGTTGCAAGAAACACAATGGGAGAAAGGTAAAATGAAAATGAAAGTGAAGTTGCCTGTCGCAATGTTTAAAGAAGGAGTGTATTATTTAAATGTTGCAAGCGCAATACCTAATGTTGAGATGCTAGATCAATTTCCGTTAGAATTAGTATTTAAAGTAAGTGATATTTCCAGTCCGATATTTAAATCTGGAGAAGGAAGGAATGGTGTAATGATACCATCATTAAATTGGTCTAAATCATGAATTATTTATTTGAGGTAATCAAACGTAGAATTTCAAATCTTTTCTATAATTCAAAGAATATATCTTCCGAAATAAAATTTATTGAAAATGTTTTTAAAAAAAGTAATGATAAACATATTTTAGTTTCTTACATTGTCCGACCTTTCATTTATGGTTTAAATAACACACATACTAACTTATTGGAATGTTATACGGCTTGTCAAATTTTTGATGAATTGGGATATAACGTTGATGTTATCGATTATGATAATTTTGATTGCGATTTAACTTTTACAAAATACGATTTAATTTATGGGTTCGGAGAGCCAGTTGAGAGAAGTCTTTATAATAGGGGAACTCAAAAAACAAAATAATAATTTATGGAACTGGTTGCGATACAGTTTTTTCCAATAGGGTTTCCATTGAACGTATTAAAGAATTTTATGCAATAAATAATATTTGGTGTGTTAATTCTGCAAGAATTGAACGTAACGCCTGGCGATTACAAATATTGATGTCTGATAAAATAATAGCGCTTGGTAATGAGTTCGTAAAAGAGACTTACAGAATGCAATCAACATCGTCTATTGATTGCATAAACATTTTCCATGATGGTTCAGAAGAAATTAATCTTCTTGATAAAGATTACACAAAATCAAAAAATAGTTTTTTATGGTGGGGGAGTGCTGGAGCAATACATAAAGGTCTAGATATTTTAATTGATATATTTAAAAGAAATAAAAATTTAAATCTTTACATATGTGGATATAATTGCGAAGCGCCCTTCGATGAATTTATGCTGGATGAAATAAAAAATTGTGAAAATATTCATAATGAAGGCTTTGTTAAAATAGGTTCAGATAGGTACTTCGAAATTTTAAATTTATGTATTGCGGTAATATCACCATCAATTTCTGAAGGAGGTGCTC
This genomic stretch from Hymenobacter sp. PAMC 26628 harbors:
- a CDS encoding UDP-glucose dehydrogenase family protein, yielding MKIAVVGTGYVGLVTGTCFAEVGIDVTCIDIDQKKIDNLHNGILPIYEPGLEEMVARNVEKGRLHFSTNLSEAIKGCDVAFIAVGTPPGEDGSADLKYVLAVARGIGENIDEYCVVVTKSTVPVGTAAKVRAELEQALQKRGAAVEFDVASNPEFLKEGAAIDDFLKPDRIVVGVASERAEDVMTKLYKPFLLNGHPIIFMDIPSAEMTKYAANSMLATKISFMNDVANLCEIMGADVNMVRRGIGSDARIGTKFIYPGIGYGGSCFPKDVKALIKTAQENGYDMQVLRAVESVNDAQKSVLYDKLSRHFQGELRGLHIAVWGLSFKPKTDDMREAPSLVIIEKLLAAGCTVTAYDPVAMPEAKHSLGDQIAYAKDEFDALIDADALLVVTEWPDFRVPNFNVVARLMKQKAIFDGRNIYEAKELKELGFAYHCIGVKTDHKEPAVS
- a CDS encoding UDP-glucuronic acid decarboxylase family protein, whose amino-acid sequence is MTEEKKRILITGGAGFLGSHLCDRFLAEGYHVIAMDNLITGSLQNIEHLFGKKEFEFHNADVSKFVFVPGKLDYILHFASPASPIDYLKIPIQTLKVGSLGTHNLLGLARVKGARMLIASTSEVYGDPEVHPQVEEYWGNVNPVGPRGCYDEAKRFQEAITMAYHNHHGLETRIIRIFNTYGPRMRLDDGRVLPAFLSQALRGENLTVFGDGSQTRSFCYVDDLVEGIYRLLLSDYHMPVNIGNPSEITIKEFGEEIARLTGVEFKPTYQALPENDPMKRKPDITKAKEILGWEPKVDRAEGLRRTLEYFKEHVKV
- a CDS encoding sugar 3,4-ketoisomerase, which translates into the protein MSAFAEPYLITLPKLGAPDIGYISVADGQGAEVPFAVQRVFWTYYTPESIVRGRHAHHRTEQVLVAVAGRITVITETAAGGLHTFRLEGPHVGLYVPPFTWHTMQYSHSAVQLVLASQPYDEADYIRDYDQFRTLVRNRAAG
- a CDS encoding DegT/DnrJ/EryC1/StrS family aminotransferase, translated to MPQHAPLRAQVLAAMARVYDSAWYVLGDEVAAFEREYAAFNQVPHAVGVANGLDALALALRALGVGPGDEVLVPSNTYIATWLAVTHVGARPVPVEPDPATSNLDPARLAAALTPRTRAIVPVHLYGQACRMPEIMQVARQHGLHVVEDNAQAQGAAFGGRLTGTFGALNATSFYPGKNLGALGDAGALTTADAGLAEQVRTLRNYGSARKYHNDVIGYNSRLDELQAAVLRVKLGHLRAWTAQRQQLAAWYGEHLAGTDGLRLPAVAPGATHVCHLYVVHTPRREALQQHLAAQGIGTLIHYPVPPHRQPAYAGLGWAAGALPIAENLAATCLSLPLWPGMTEEQVAAVAMAIRQF
- a CDS encoding glycosyltransferase family 2 protein, which translates into the protein MPKLSIVIPCYYNEENIPVTVAELVANEANFAPGLTFEYVFVNDGSGDDTLGALRRAQAQYPGRLRIVDLAGNVGSYNAIVAGLAHATGDCLAITTADLQDPLALMAQMYGYWQQGFKLVIGNRQEREETGAGEWLASGFHWLMKRLALRNIPDGGFDYALFDRQVATEILKLHERNSNVFYLMVWLGFAYVSLPYTRRKRQIGRSRWTLTKKITLLIDSLVSFSFVPIRAISVVGLGLGLLAFLYGLYVIALKLVHPNEPAGWTTLMVVLLFVSAFQMIALGVIGEYVWRGLDAARNRPLYVVKELF
- the gmd gene encoding GDP-mannose 4,6-dehydratase, which gives rise to MKRALITGITGQDGSYLAELLLSKGYEVHGIKRRSSLFNTERIDHLYQDPHEKNVHFKLHYGDLSDSTNLIRIVQEVQPDEIYNLGAMSHVKVSFDTPEYTADVDGVGTLRLLEAVRILGMTKKTRIYQASTSELYGLVQQVPQSETTPFYPRSPYAVAKLYGYWITVNYREAYGMYACNGILFNHESPLRGETFVTRKITRAVARIALGLQDALFLGNIDAKRDWGHAKDYVEAMWRMLQQDEAEDFVIATGVTTTVREFIRLAFMEVGIEVAFEGEGVAEKGRVVACHNSEYQIAAGTVVLEVDERYFRPTEVELLIGDPTKAKQKLGWVPQYDLQGLVKEMMQSDVDGARRDEYLREGGHTILKNYAE
- a CDS encoding GDP-L-fucose synthase family protein, which codes for MELNAKIYVAGHRGMVGSAVVRRLQKAGYQNIVYRTSKELDLRDTAAVNSFFAEEKPDYVILAAAKVGGIMANNTFRADFLFENLQIQNNVIHASHEQDVKKLLFLGSSCIYPKMAPQPIKEEYLLTGPLESTNEPYALAKIAGLKLCEAYRDQYGSNFISAMPTNLYGPGDNYDLNNSHVLPALLRKFHEAKESGAPEVEVWGTGTPRREFLHVDDLADACLHLMLHYDGKEPVNVGTGEDLTIRELVELVCDTVGYTDNVRFNTDKPDGTPRKLLDVSKLAEAGWRYRTGLPEGVRAVYQEAFQPTPVA
- a CDS encoding ABC transporter permease translates to MPAENSPQEENWTEVIQPRTNLLDLGLGDVWRYRDLVMLFVRRDFVSTYKQTVLGPIWFFIQPLLTTITYVIIFGRVAKLSTDGLPQMVFYLSGITVWNYFAQTLTVTSTVFRDNATMFGKVYFPRLTMPLSIVISNLVRFAIQFGLFLAIWLYYLVKGGSNIHPNWLIALTPLLVIVMGLMSLGLGMIFSAMTTKYRDLAMLLAFGVQLLMYATPVIYPLSSITGQYRWLILANPMTSIVETFRYAFLGSGTFSWEYLTYSVAFTTVILLLGTIVFNRVQKSFTDTV
- a CDS encoding ABC transporter ATP-binding protein, with amino-acid sequence MSDIAIKVENISKLYRLGEVGTGTISQDLNRWWAGVRGKEDPFATVGETNDRTSKGVSDFVWSLKDVNFEVKKGEVLGIVGRNGAGKSTLLKILSKITAPTTGKINVNGRIASLLEVGTGFHPELTGRENIFLNGAILGMSKTEIRSKFDEIVDFSGVERYIDTPVKRYSSGMYVRLAFAVAAFLEPEILIVDEVLAVGDAEFQKKCLGRMKDVSVNDGRTVLFVSHNIGAIQKLCDTAILMNNGKVTQQGNTNDVLNHYLSSGKSTNCVVARPKSELQDSSKKVLITRVALVDAENKILDLVLNDSIVFLEIDIQILKEGMGYNFIFDIWNSQGECLFGSAYFDTQIEKLQETQWEKGKMKMKVKLPVAMFKEGVYYLNVASAIPNVEMLDQFPLELVFKVSDISSPIFKSGEGRNGVMIPSLNWSKS
- a CDS encoding glycosyltransferase; this encodes MSDKIIALGNEFVKETYRMQSTSSIDCINIFHDGSEEINLLDKDYTKSKNSFLWWGSAGAIHKGLDILIDIFKRNKNLNLYICGYNCEAPFDEFMLDEIKNCENIHNEGFVKIGSDRYFEILNLCIAVISPSISEGGAPGVVNIASAAGLIPIVTRNCGLNVLNQEFIIKEVTTQGVWESIDLLISTDIEEIKEISRETKYFFRKNHSYALYKTNLKEIITRVLDK